A region of Gracilinanus agilis isolate LMUSP501 chromosome 3, AgileGrace, whole genome shotgun sequence DNA encodes the following proteins:
- the LOC123239751 gene encoding KRR1 small subunit processome component homolog, whose protein sequence is MASSPPSRTEKGALEAENGFRNQKRGNRGVDESELLTVPDGWKEPPFTKDDNPRGLLEESSFATLFPKYREAYLKECWPLVQKALQEHHINATLDLIEGSMTVCTTKKTFDPYVIIRARDLIKLLARSVPFEQAIRILEDDTACDIIKIGSLVRNKERFVKRRQRLIGPKGSTLKALELLTNCYIMVQGNTVSALGPFNGLKEVRKVVLDTMKNIHPIYNIKTLMIKRELSKDAELRSQNWERFLPQFKHKNLNKRKEPKKKTVKKEYTPFPPPQPESRIDKELASGEYFLKESQKKQQKMEQIKAKQAEAVSKRQAERNKAFVPPKEKPAVKPKKAPTETKIDIAALKEKVKKAKKKKLGALTEEEVKLKMEADEKKQKKKK, encoded by the coding sequence ATGGCTTCTTCTCCGCCGTCACGGACTGAGAAAGGAGCCTTAGAAGCGGAGAATGGGTTTCGGAACCAAAAGCGGGGGAACCGCGGTGTGGATGAATCAGAACTCCTCACGGTTCCTGATGGATGGAAAGAACCCCCATTTACAAAAGATGACAACCCCAGAGGACTGTTAGAAGAAAGCAGTTTTGCAACTTTGTTTCCCAAATACAGAGAAGCGTACCTGAAGGAATGTTGGCCTTTGGTGCAGAAAGCATTACAGGAACATCACATAAATGCAACTCTGGACCTAATTGAGGGTAGCATGACTGTCTGCACAACTAAGAAGACTTTTGATCCTTATGTTATCATCAGGGCCAGGGACTTAATAAAGCTTTTAGCAAGAAGTGTCCCATTTGAACAGGCAATAAGAATTCTTGAAGATGATACTGCTTGTGACATTATTAAGATTGGCTCTTTAgtaagaaacaaagagagatttGTAAAACGAAGACAAAGGCTTATTGGACCAAAAGGATCTACTCTGAAGGCTTTAGAACTGTTAACAAACTGTTACATTATGGTTCAGGGGAACACTGTTTCGGCTCTTGGGCCATTTAATGGTTTAAAAGAAGTTCGAAAAGTAGTCCTGGatacaatgaaaaatattcatcCAATCTATAACATCAAAACACTGATGATTAAACGAGAGCTCTCAAAGGATGCTGAATTAAGATCACAAAATTGGGAAAGATTTTTGCCACAGTTCAAACACAAAAATTTGAATAAACGCAAGGAACCCAAGAAAAAAACTGTTAAGAAAGAGTATACACCATTCCCACCTCCACAGCCAGAAAGTCGGATTGATAAAGAATTGGCCAGTGGCGAGTACTTTTTGAAAGAAAGTCAGAAGAAGCAACAAAAAATGGAGCAAATTAAGGCTAAACAAGCTGAAGCAGTCAGTAAAAGACAGGCAGAAAGAAACAAAGCTTTTGTCCCACCTAAAGAAAAACCAGCTGTGAAACCTAAGAAAGCTCCTACTGAAACAAAAATTGATATAGCTGCTCTCAAAGAAAAGgtgaagaaagcaaagaagaagaaactgggaGCCCTTACGGAAGAGGAAGTAAAACTGAAAATGGAAGCTgatgaaaagaaacagaaaaagaaaaagtga